The genomic segment ATAAAAGATACTGCTTCATTTTAAAGGGCCAAGAGCCAGAAGTTTACACATGCGCAGCACAGGTTGAGATGAAGGGCAGGAGAGGATTGTTGGGAAATGTATCTTGACATAAGAAAGCTTAAGagttgttttctcattttattttgatttcatCATCTGATATAAACTCCTCTGTTCTCTTTGTCACTCAGGTCTTGTAAAACAAGGTGTTGAGTCTCCACAAGTCTTCCTGGTGTCCAGCTTTGATCTCCACCTCTATGACTTCCCTCTTCTACAGCAGACCCTAGAGAGAGAACTTCGTACACACAAGAAGACTATTTTGCTGTTGGCCATTCCCAACATCAGCCTGGAGGTCATCAGCAAGAAGAAAGAGGCTTTACAAGCAACTATAAAGTACACGGCCACTTTATCTTCACTCATTGCGTCTGTACCCATCCCTGGGCTCTCTTGTGCTGCTGATTTGACCATGCTGGTTGATAACATTTCAAAGTATCAAGTTACTTTTGGTCTTGATAGTGTGTCACTGCAGAATCTTGCTCGTAGTGCAGATGTGCCTTTGGATGATCTCAGAGcagtgatgacatcaccactaaGCTTAAATGAAATAAGCACAGATCTGATCATCAGGGAACTGTGCTCTTCTCCGAATAATATTGCAATAATGATAGCAGAGGAAGGGTTGAGATATATTCCATTATTTGGAATCCCAGAATTGGCCCTCTCTTTTGCCTTCACCTACAAATTTCTCAATACTTCCCTCAACATGCTTGCTGAGGACGCACAGAAGGTGTTTGAAAAGG from the Centropristis striata isolate RG_2023a ecotype Rhode Island chromosome 16, C.striata_1.0, whole genome shotgun sequence genome contains:
- the LOC131987850 gene encoding interferon-inducible GTPase 5-like codes for the protein MDDPFDDEQIKEIREALASEGSASAVAKIQEYFDRQDSIQLNIGITGDSGSGKSTFVNAFRGVDNRDDGAAPTGCVETTMEVTPYPNPKIPSVILWDLPGIGTTNFPADKYLQHVGFERFDFFIIVSSDRFTENDVKLALEIQKMKKKFYFVRSKIDDNLRNEKRSQREFNRERTLQKIRDNCIQGLVKQGVESPQVFLVSSFDLHLYDFPLLQQTLERELRTHKKTILLLAIPNISLEVISKKKEALQATIKYTATLSSLIASVPIPGLSCAADLTMLVDNISKYQVTFGLDSVSLQNLARSADVPLDDLRAVMTSPLSLNEISTDLIIRELCSSPNNIAIMIAEEGLRYIPLFGIPELALSFAFTYKFLNTSLNMLAEDAQKVFEKALGLML